The following proteins come from a genomic window of Acinetobacter sp. SAAs474:
- a CDS encoding TonB family protein: MKPIFYLALLFALGTHTSHSATTAVNQLKIQKSEALPAHLTTRISWTQFPQPQYTAQDLDGQNRTAIIRIHADETGQITKATTQESSGLAALDQILLTAVRHAKVNPPIQNEVPVAMIGYQTFQLRLPDEHEENCNLSFQSQNWLAQNRAEKTAFQYQQQPSITLTRDDLKNHDRSIAFKFKVGRAGQVKKVDIIQGSGNYDLDQKVRQAILNSQIHVKRSISTLWLYKKSTFKDYITFKHC, encoded by the coding sequence ATGAAACCTATTTTTTATCTCGCACTTTTATTCGCTTTAGGGACACACACTAGCCATAGTGCAACAACCGCAGTTAATCAATTAAAAATCCAAAAAAGTGAGGCATTACCTGCTCACTTAACAACACGTATTTCATGGACGCAATTTCCACAACCACAATATACAGCTCAAGATTTAGATGGGCAAAATCGTACAGCAATCATTCGCATTCATGCAGATGAAACTGGTCAAATCACCAAGGCAACCACACAAGAAAGTAGCGGTTTAGCAGCATTAGATCAAATTTTATTAACTGCTGTACGTCATGCCAAGGTGAACCCACCCATACAAAATGAAGTACCTGTTGCCATGATTGGCTATCAAACATTTCAACTCAGATTACCAGATGAGCATGAAGAGAACTGTAATTTAAGTTTTCAATCACAAAATTGGCTGGCACAAAATCGTGCCGAAAAAACAGCTTTTCAGTATCAACAACAACCTTCTATCACATTAACTCGGGATGATTTAAAAAATCATGATCGAAGCATTGCATTTAAATTTAAAGTAGGTCGTGCTGGACAAGTAAAAAAGGTTGACATCATTCAAGGCTCAGGCAACTATGATTTAGATCAAAAAGTACGACAAGCCATCTTAAACAGTCAAATTCATGTCAAACGTAGTATCAGTACATTATGGCTATATAAGAAATCAACTTTCAAAGACTATATTACGTTTAAACATTGTTAG
- a CDS encoding YqaA family protein, protein MSLLLLFIAAFGAATLLPLQSEAVLVALFIQDHYAVWLLIVIASIGNILGSCVNWYLGVKITAYRTKKWFPVSEKQLLRAQNIYQKYGFWSLLLSWVPIIGDPITLIAGLFKENFLRFLLMISLAKCGRYIFIYLSFSGFATLSE, encoded by the coding sequence ATGAGTTTATTATTGTTGTTTATTGCCGCATTTGGTGCCGCAACATTATTACCATTGCAATCAGAAGCTGTTTTAGTGGCTTTATTTATTCAAGATCATTATGCAGTGTGGTTATTAATTGTGATTGCAAGTATTGGTAATATTTTAGGCTCATGTGTTAATTGGTACTTAGGCGTCAAAATTACCGCTTATAGAACTAAAAAATGGTTTCCAGTTTCCGAAAAACAGTTGTTGCGCGCACAAAATATATATCAAAAATATGGTTTTTGGTCATTATTACTGAGTTGGGTCCCGATTATTGGTGATCCAATTACTTTAATTGCAGGTTTATTTAAAGAAAACTTTCTACGATTTTTATTGATGATTAGTTTAGCCAAGTGTGGCCGTTATATTTTTATTTATCTTTCTTTTTCGGGTTTTGCGACCTTATCTGAATAG
- a CDS encoding glutathione binding-like protein, whose translation MIDLYYWGTPNGLKITIALEEMDLDYQIFPINILEDDQFQPDFLRISPNNKIPAIVDQDGPQHQPISIFESGAILQYLGRKTGKFYPEHEQARVEVEQWLMWQMAGFGPMLGQNHHFSRFAPERIKYATDRYVNETKRLYAVLNQQLIGQAYVAGEYSIADMAIFPWVDRYEWQQIDLNDYPHVKAYRDRIAARPAVRKAMAIAI comes from the coding sequence ATGATTGATTTATATTATTGGGGTACACCCAATGGCTTGAAGATCACTATTGCTTTAGAAGAAATGGATTTAGATTATCAAATTTTTCCGATTAATATTTTAGAAGATGATCAATTTCAACCTGATTTTTTAAGAATATCGCCAAATAATAAAATTCCTGCAATTGTGGATCAAGATGGACCACAGCATCAGCCTATTTCAATATTTGAATCGGGTGCAATTTTACAATATTTAGGACGTAAGACTGGAAAATTTTATCCCGAGCATGAACAAGCCCGTGTTGAAGTTGAGCAATGGTTAATGTGGCAAATGGCAGGATTTGGTCCTATGTTGGGGCAAAATCACCATTTTAGTCGTTTCGCACCTGAGCGGATTAAGTATGCTACTGATCGTTATGTCAATGAAACTAAAAGGCTATATGCTGTTCTTAATCAACAGTTGATTGGGCAGGCCTATGTTGCTGGAGAATATTCGATTGCGGATATGGCGATTTTCCCTTGGGTCGATCGTTATGAATGGCAACAAATTGATTTAAATGATTATCCACATGTTAAGGCTTATCGAGATCGAATTGCTGCACGTCCAGCTGTGCGTAAAGCGATGGCAATAGCAATTTAA
- the infC gene encoding translation initiation factor IF-3 produces the protein MKQPDRNQQGGNKSNRPALNDEIRAKEVRLVDENGEQKGIVSLAEALRAAESVDLDLVEIVANTEPPVCKIMDFNKHLFDLKQKQKEAKKKQHQVQVKEIKLRPATDVGDYNVKLRAIIKFLEEGNKVKITLRFRGREMAHQQLGLAQLQKIEADVAEMGVVEQAPKMEGRQMGMLLGPKKKK, from the coding sequence ATTAAACAGCCTGACCGTAATCAACAGGGCGGTAATAAATCAAACCGTCCTGCCTTGAATGATGAAATTCGTGCGAAAGAAGTTCGTCTTGTTGACGAAAATGGTGAGCAAAAAGGTATCGTAAGCTTGGCAGAAGCTTTACGTGCTGCAGAAAGTGTCGATCTTGATCTTGTTGAGATTGTTGCGAATACAGAACCACCAGTCTGTAAGATCATGGACTTTAATAAGCATTTGTTTGATTTAAAACAAAAGCAAAAAGAAGCGAAGAAAAAACAACATCAAGTGCAGGTGAAAGAAATCAAGCTCCGCCCTGCGACCGATGTTGGTGATTATAATGTGAAATTACGTGCCATCATCAAATTTCTTGAAGAAGGTAACAAGGTTAAAATCACACTTCGTTTCCGTGGTCGTGAAATGGCGCACCAACAATTGGGTCTTGCACAATTACAAAAAATTGAAGCTGATGTGGCTGAGATGGGTGTAGTTGAGCAGGCACCCAAAATGGAAGGTCGCCAAATGGGAATGTTACTTGGCCCGAAAAAGAAAAAGTAA
- the thrS gene encoding threonine--tRNA ligase, with product MPIITLPNGDQKQFDQAVSVMEVAQSIGPGLAKNTLAGRVNGHLVDACDLITEDATVQIITPKDDEGIDIIRHSCAHLVGHAVKQLFPEVKMVIGPVIEDGFYYDVFSPKPFTPEDMQAIEERMKQLIDQDYDVIKKMTPRAEVIKLFTERGEDYKLRLIDDMPDETQMGLYYHQEYVDMCRGPHVPNTKFLKSFKLTKMSGAYWRGDAKNEQLQRIYGTAWADKKQLAAYIKRIEEAEKRDHRKIGKALDLFHMQEEAPGMVFWHPNGWTIYQVLEQYMRKIQQDHGYLEVKTPQIVDFSLWERSGHAANYAENMFTTHSESRNYAVKPMNCPCHVQVFNQGLKSYRDLPIRLAEFGSCHRNEPSGSLHGIMRVRGFTQDDAHIFCTTEQIGKEVADFIKLTLEVYKDFGFEDVQMKLSTRPEKRVGADELWDVAEKSLADALDAAGLEWQEQPGEGAFYGPKIEFSLKDCLGRIWQCGTIQCDFNLPERLDASYVTEDNERDQPVMLHRAILGSFERFIGILIEHYAGFMPPWLAPVQVCVMNITDSQAHACESVVAQLKENGIRAISDLRNEKIGFKIRERTLERIPYLLVLGDREVEEGTVNVRTRSGKNLGTMSIDAFVDLVKVAVAERGRYIVE from the coding sequence ATGCCAATTATTACCTTGCCTAATGGCGATCAAAAACAGTTTGATCAAGCTGTCTCTGTAATGGAAGTTGCACAGAGCATTGGTCCAGGCTTAGCAAAAAATACACTTGCAGGCCGAGTAAATGGCCACTTAGTGGATGCTTGTGATTTAATTACAGAAGATGCGACTGTACAAATTATTACGCCAAAAGATGATGAAGGGATCGATATTATTCGTCATTCATGTGCGCATTTAGTTGGACATGCCGTTAAGCAACTTTTTCCTGAAGTGAAAATGGTAATCGGACCTGTCATTGAAGATGGTTTCTATTACGATGTATTTAGTCCTAAACCATTTACGCCAGAAGACATGCAGGCGATTGAAGAGCGAATGAAACAGCTCATCGATCAAGATTATGATGTCATTAAAAAAATGACGCCACGTGCAGAGGTCATCAAGCTATTTACCGAACGTGGTGAAGATTATAAATTACGTCTAATTGATGATATGCCAGATGAAACTCAGATGGGTTTATATTATCATCAAGAATATGTCGATATGTGTCGTGGTCCACATGTCCCAAATACTAAATTTTTAAAATCATTTAAATTAACTAAGATGTCAGGTGCGTACTGGCGTGGTGATGCGAAAAATGAGCAATTACAACGTATTTACGGTACTGCTTGGGCAGATAAAAAACAATTAGCAGCTTATATCAAACGCATTGAAGAAGCCGAAAAGCGCGATCACCGTAAAATCGGTAAAGCCTTAGACCTATTTCATATGCAAGAAGAAGCACCGGGTATGGTGTTTTGGCACCCAAATGGTTGGACCATATACCAAGTTCTTGAACAGTATATGCGTAAAATTCAGCAAGACCATGGTTATCTTGAAGTAAAAACACCACAAATTGTTGATTTTTCTTTATGGGAACGATCAGGTCATGCGGCTAACTATGCAGAAAATATGTTTACAACGCATTCGGAAAGCCGTAACTATGCTGTAAAACCTATGAACTGCCCATGTCATGTGCAAGTATTTAATCAGGGTTTAAAATCCTATCGTGATTTACCGATCCGTTTAGCTGAATTTGGTTCGTGTCACCGTAATGAGCCTTCAGGTTCTTTACATGGCATTATGCGTGTACGTGGTTTTACCCAAGATGATGCACATATTTTCTGTACGACTGAGCAAATTGGTAAAGAAGTTGCTGATTTTATTAAGTTAACGTTGGAAGTATATAAAGATTTTGGTTTTGAAGACGTACAAATGAAGCTGTCAACACGTCCAGAAAAACGTGTTGGTGCAGATGAACTTTGGGATGTTGCTGAAAAATCTTTAGCTGATGCATTAGATGCTGCAGGACTCGAATGGCAAGAGCAACCTGGTGAAGGTGCATTCTATGGTCCAAAAATTGAATTTTCACTGAAAGATTGCTTAGGTCGTATTTGGCAATGTGGTACTATTCAGTGTGACTTTAATTTACCAGAGCGTTTAGATGCATCTTATGTCACAGAAGATAACGAGCGTGATCAACCCGTGATGTTGCATCGTGCAATTCTTGGCAGTTTTGAACGTTTTATTGGTATACTTATTGAGCACTATGCTGGATTTATGCCACCATGGTTGGCACCAGTTCAAGTATGTGTCATGAATATTACTGATTCCCAAGCACACGCATGTGAATCAGTGGTCGCTCAACTGAAGGAAAATGGAATTCGCGCAATTTCAGACTTGAGAAATGAGAAAATCGGCTTTAAGATTCGTGAACGTACATTAGAGCGTATTCCTTACTTATTGGTGCTTGGAGACCGAGAAGTTGAGGAAGGTACAGTAAACGTACGTACACGCTCAGGAAAAAATTTGGGTACTATGTCAATCGATGCTTTCGTTGACTTAGTGAAAGTAGCCGTTGCCGAACGCGGCCGGTACATTGTGGAGTAA
- a CDS encoding ChbG/HpnK family deacetylase: MKNIIINVDDLGFSSAVNRAVVVLAEQERIHATSFMSLGSIEDAQVCALKDANIEIGLHFDLTGLAQQGSLKSVLLKSYLRQFSTEQLKSLIELQFDQFEAKIGAIPAFVDGHQHVHQFPQVRQILLDCIQQRYQQKIPIRNTSTYQTELKAKIIYYLGGSTLQHQLLEKHWPHNASFAGIYDFNADMARLQQLWQQWLQYAPDNTVIMCHPAQLDPTWKDEISAARYLEYQWLLSTDFLELWQKNQCQAQSWHHLAI; this comes from the coding sequence ATGAAAAATATCATTATTAATGTTGATGATTTAGGTTTTTCTTCAGCAGTGAATCGGGCTGTAGTGGTATTGGCTGAACAAGAAAGAATTCATGCGACCAGCTTTATGAGTCTAGGAAGTATTGAGGATGCACAGGTTTGTGCCTTGAAAGATGCCAATATTGAGATTGGATTACATTTTGATTTAACGGGTCTTGCACAGCAAGGTAGTTTGAAATCAGTATTGCTCAAGAGTTATTTACGGCAATTCTCAACTGAGCAGTTAAAATCATTGATTGAGCTTCAATTTGATCAGTTTGAGGCTAAAATTGGCGCAATTCCTGCTTTTGTTGATGGTCATCAACATGTACACCAATTTCCCCAAGTCAGACAGATATTACTCGATTGCATTCAGCAGCGTTATCAGCAAAAAATACCAATACGTAATACTTCAACCTATCAAACGGAATTGAAAGCTAAAATTATTTATTATTTAGGAGGCTCAACGCTTCAGCATCAGCTGTTAGAAAAACACTGGCCACATAATGCATCATTTGCTGGGATTTATGATTTTAATGCAGATATGGCGCGTTTGCAGCAACTTTGGCAGCAATGGCTACAATATGCACCTGATAATACCGTGATTATGTGTCATCCTGCACAGTTGGATCCCACGTGGAAAGATGAAATTTCAGCTGCACGTTATCTTGAATATCAATGGCTGTTAAGTACAGATTTCTTGGAACTATGGCAAAAGAATCAGTGTCAAGCACAGTCTTGGCATCATTTGGCGATTTAA
- a CDS encoding GtrA family protein: MEQQKSAVVNLPKQGLLFLIVGSLAALVHFLSLIMLVQIFHHEPVFANVLAFLIAFIFGFIGHLKFTFHAVKPQVSWKVSLTKWFVSSLFGFALNQSIFTAGIIFLGQQYYMLIWLIATGLVTICTFVLAKFWAFKGKYSS; the protein is encoded by the coding sequence ATGGAACAGCAAAAGTCAGCAGTAGTGAATCTTCCTAAACAGGGGCTACTGTTTTTGATTGTCGGTAGCCTGGCTGCTTTGGTGCATTTTTTATCACTTATCATGTTGGTACAAATTTTTCATCATGAGCCGGTTTTCGCCAATGTATTGGCTTTTCTGATTGCATTTATCTTTGGTTTTATTGGACATTTGAAATTTACTTTTCATGCTGTAAAACCTCAAGTGAGTTGGAAAGTCAGTTTAACTAAATGGTTTGTCAGTTCCTTATTTGGTTTTGCTTTAAATCAAAGCATATTTACGGCCGGAATTATTTTTTTAGGACAACAATATTATATGTTGATTTGGCTGATTGCGACTGGATTGGTCACGATATGCACATTTGTACTGGCTAAATTTTGGGCCTTTAAAGGCAAGTATTCGTCATGA
- a CDS encoding glycosyltransferase family 2 protein, translated as MPIFDNMISEQDQIIQLSIILPAYNDAQNVNIILPNLYSFLQSKEGQCEIILVDDGSKDNLYEVYAQHSVLAPQNVTLNLIQFSRNFGKEAALSAGLQEAKGQLVALMDSDGQHPIAVLDEMLQVLHRTDADMVAAVQATRAHESLVLKLYKHLFYRFMQDSQRYQLEPHAGDFRVMKRKVVNALLNLPERQRFMKGLYSWVGFKTLYIPFQAEQRLEGTSSFNFSHLFELALIAVTSFSVKPLRWISRMGFLVSIIAILYGIFIIIDTLCFGRDLKGWPTLAVGIMFSAGLQLICLGVIGEYIGRIYDEVKQRPLYIVDKKWNSKSQQ; from the coding sequence ATGCCAATATTTGATAATATGATCTCAGAACAAGATCAGATAATCCAGCTTTCTATTATTTTGCCTGCATATAATGATGCACAAAATGTTAATATTATTTTGCCGAACTTATATTCATTTTTACAGTCCAAGGAAGGGCAATGTGAAATTATTTTAGTTGATGATGGCAGTAAAGATAATTTATATGAGGTTTATGCACAACATAGTGTATTAGCACCGCAAAATGTGACTTTAAATTTAATTCAGTTTTCACGTAATTTTGGTAAAGAGGCAGCATTAAGTGCTGGGTTACAGGAAGCGAAAGGACAGTTAGTTGCATTGATGGACTCTGATGGTCAGCATCCAATTGCTGTACTGGATGAAATGTTACAAGTATTACATCGTACGGATGCTGATATGGTTGCCGCTGTACAGGCAACCCGTGCTCATGAAAGTCTGGTTTTAAAATTATATAAACATCTGTTTTATCGTTTCATGCAAGATTCTCAACGTTATCAGTTAGAACCACATGCCGGTGATTTTCGAGTCATGAAGCGTAAGGTCGTGAATGCCTTATTGAATTTACCTGAGCGACAGCGGTTTATGAAAGGTTTATATTCATGGGTGGGTTTTAAGACACTGTATATTCCTTTTCAGGCAGAGCAACGCCTAGAAGGAACCAGCTCATTTAATTTTAGTCACTTATTTGAACTGGCTTTAATTGCGGTCACTTCATTTTCGGTAAAACCATTGCGCTGGATTTCTCGTATGGGATTTTTAGTTTCAATTATCGCGATTTTATACGGCATATTTATCATTATTGACACATTATGTTTTGGACGTGATTTAAAAGGCTGGCCAACCCTTGCAGTCGGAATTATGTTTTCTGCTGGATTACAATTAATTTGTTTGGGTGTCATTGGTGAATATATTGGTCGTATTTATGATGAAGTAAAGCAACGACCTTTGTATATTGTGGATAAAAAATGGAACAGCAAAAGTCAGCAGTAG
- a CDS encoding glycosyltransferase family 39 protein: MIYFLLWMILPVVLSSSYALDIPEGIYWGHEWQLGYYKHPPFSSWVLYSFYKIFGYSGPYILSQMCIALTLVFVYLLGSKIVSKPKALYAAIFVLAIYYYTWPSIEFNHNVAQMPIWAGLIYIFYLILNHNRWSLWLIFGVVAGIGMLTKYTVVFLIFSIVLFSLLTPYRHLWLSAKPWVATLLALLVFSPHLWWLYQHDWLTFNYIQSRSESTDHHYNPLVAFKYLAAQVSNFLPLLIILLCNKSLYLNFNYLNKNDRNFLFFMGLFPGILLFIISLIAGINIKDMWASPMWSLVALILFSLIPESVFNQRQRGLIKGLWIWLSLITLVMASYLQFGGQIRHKPSRLDWPQQQISQKVQQQWYTMSQCPLDNITGDNWLAILAATKMDQMPSVMMSTSKSYSPWMTLSRLEQKGTFVLWEKGKKPEIPYLSELQKNQNLVIQQGEWSIAWDKVPNKAPLVIEWQAFIPKHCTQS; the protein is encoded by the coding sequence ATGATTTATTTTTTATTATGGATGATATTGCCTGTTGTGCTTTCATCTAGTTACGCGCTTGATATTCCAGAGGGGATTTATTGGGGGCATGAATGGCAATTAGGATATTATAAACATCCTCCTTTTTCTTCTTGGGTGTTATATAGTTTTTACAAGATATTTGGCTATAGTGGCCCCTATATTTTAAGTCAAATGTGTATTGCGTTGACTTTAGTTTTTGTCTATTTGTTGGGCAGTAAAATTGTTTCTAAACCAAAAGCATTGTATGCCGCCATTTTTGTTCTGGCAATTTATTACTATACTTGGCCATCAATTGAATTTAATCATAATGTTGCTCAAATGCCAATTTGGGCAGGATTAATTTATATATTTTATTTAATCCTCAATCATAATCGTTGGTCATTATGGCTCATCTTTGGTGTGGTTGCTGGGATTGGCATGTTAACGAAATATACGGTCGTATTTCTTATTTTTTCGATCGTGCTTTTCTCACTCTTAACCCCTTATCGACATTTATGGTTATCAGCTAAGCCGTGGGTTGCAACCTTGTTGGCTTTATTGGTATTTAGTCCACATTTATGGTGGTTATATCAACACGATTGGCTTACTTTTAACTATATTCAATCGCGTTCAGAAAGTACTGATCATCACTATAATCCTTTGGTTGCATTTAAATATCTTGCTGCTCAAGTCAGTAATTTTTTGCCTTTACTGATCATTTTGTTGTGTAACAAAAGTTTGTATTTGAATTTTAACTATCTGAATAAAAATGATAGAAACTTTTTATTTTTTATGGGGTTATTTCCCGGTATTTTACTTTTTATTATCAGTCTGATTGCTGGTATTAATATTAAAGATATGTGGGCCTCTCCAATGTGGAGTTTAGTTGCCTTAATTTTATTTAGTTTAATACCAGAATCTGTTTTTAATCAACGCCAACGTGGTTTAATCAAAGGATTGTGGATCTGGCTGAGTTTGATTACTTTGGTCATGGCAAGCTATTTACAATTTGGTGGACAAATACGTCATAAACCATCGCGATTAGATTGGCCACAACAACAAATTAGTCAAAAAGTTCAACAGCAGTGGTATACAATGAGTCAATGTCCATTAGATAATATTACTGGAGATAATTGGCTGGCTATTCTTGCTGCCACCAAAATGGATCAAATGCCTTCTGTGATGATGTCCACCTCAAAAAGTTATTCGCCATGGATGACATTATCCCGTTTAGAGCAAAAAGGGACATTTGTGCTATGGGAAAAAGGAAAAAAACCAGAGATTCCTTATTTATCTGAATTACAGAAAAATCAGAATCTGGTCATTCAACAGGGAGAATGGAGCATTGCTTGGGATAAAGTTCCTAATAAAGCGCCATTAGTTATTGAATGGCAAGCATTTATACCTAAACATTGTACTCAATCATAA
- a CDS encoding acyl-CoA synthetase, translating to MGSAYDELPRTPANFVALSPLRYLERAAHIYPEQDAIIYGQRHISWRATYLRCKQFAAQLQALGIQKNDTVSTLLPNIPAMIEAHFAVPMAGAVLNTLNTRLDAKTLAFMLEHAETKVLLVDPEFAEIAQQALLLVPQDIYVIDVADTSYTSSARYIGQVEYEDWLAKGNDDFEWHLPADEWDAISLNYTSGTTGNPKGVVYHHRGAYINAASNIIACGMTPRATYLWTLPLFHCNGWCFAWTIAANGGTNICLRKIEPELIYQLIVQHQVNYFCGAPIVLSLLINTPEEKRCQIQHRVEVMVAGAAPPATIIEGMRNIGINVTHVYGLTETYGPSALCAAQAGWSDLSIQEQAKLHSRQGVPYPLQDGMKVLDPETMQPVPHDGQTMGEIMFRGNIVMKGYLKNPQATAEAFAGGWFHTGDLAVCQPDGYAKITDRSKDVIISGGENISSLEVEEVLYQHPAILTAAVVAKPDTRWQEVPCAFIELKAGSDVSSEEILAFCSEHLARFKVPKDIVITEIPKTSTGKLQKFILREWAKQRAIGEFN from the coding sequence ATGGGAAGTGCATACGATGAATTACCACGGACACCCGCAAATTTTGTGGCATTATCTCCGTTACGTTATTTAGAACGTGCCGCGCATATCTATCCAGAACAGGATGCGATTATCTATGGGCAACGTCATATTTCTTGGCGAGCAACCTATCTACGCTGCAAACAGTTTGCAGCGCAATTGCAAGCACTGGGTATACAAAAAAATGATACCGTATCAACATTACTTCCCAATATTCCGGCCATGATTGAAGCGCATTTTGCCGTACCCATGGCAGGTGCTGTATTAAACACGCTCAATACTCGCCTAGATGCCAAAACACTGGCATTTATGCTGGAACATGCAGAAACCAAAGTTTTATTGGTCGATCCTGAGTTTGCAGAAATTGCACAGCAAGCCCTATTATTGGTACCACAAGATATTTATGTGATTGATGTTGCCGATACAAGCTATACATCATCAGCACGCTATATTGGTCAAGTTGAGTATGAGGACTGGCTAGCCAAAGGAAATGATGATTTTGAATGGCATTTACCAGCGGATGAATGGGATGCGATTAGCTTAAATTATACCTCTGGCACAACTGGTAATCCCAAAGGCGTGGTTTATCATCATCGTGGTGCGTATATCAATGCAGCCAGTAATATTATTGCATGTGGTATGACGCCACGTGCAACGTATTTATGGACATTACCATTATTTCATTGTAACGGTTGGTGCTTTGCTTGGACTATCGCAGCCAATGGTGGTACCAATATTTGTTTACGTAAAATTGAACCTGAACTGATTTATCAATTAATTGTGCAACATCAAGTGAATTACTTCTGTGGTGCACCGATTGTACTGTCACTTTTAATCAATACGCCTGAAGAAAAAAGATGCCAAATTCAACATCGTGTTGAAGTCATGGTGGCTGGTGCAGCACCACCAGCAACAATTATTGAAGGTATGAGAAATATTGGGATTAATGTGACTCATGTCTATGGACTTACTGAAACTTATGGTCCTTCTGCATTATGTGCAGCCCAAGCAGGTTGGTCAGATCTATCGATTCAAGAACAAGCCAAATTACATTCACGTCAAGGCGTTCCTTATCCATTACAAGATGGTATGAAGGTGTTAGATCCTGAAACAATGCAACCTGTTCCCCACGATGGTCAAACGATGGGAGAAATTATGTTCCGTGGCAATATTGTCATGAAAGGTTATTTAAAAAATCCACAAGCAACAGCCGAAGCATTTGCTGGTGGATGGTTTCATACGGGTGATTTAGCCGTATGCCAACCCGATGGTTATGCCAAAATTACCGATCGCTCTAAAGATGTGATTATCTCGGGTGGAGAAAATATTTCGTCATTAGAAGTGGAAGAAGTACTTTATCAACATCCCGCGATATTAACTGCTGCAGTTGTTGCTAAACCTGATACACGCTGGCAAGAAGTCCCTTGTGCTTTTATTGAATTAAAAGCTGGGAGTGATGTCAGCAGCGAAGAAATTCTAGCATTTTGTAGTGAGCATTTGGCGCGCTTTAAAGTACCCAAAGATATTGTGATTACTGAAATCCCCAAAACCTCCACAGGTAAGCTGCAAAAATTTATTCTTCGTGAATGGGCAAAACAGCGTGCCATAGGTGAATTTAATTAA
- the yjgA gene encoding ribosome biogenesis factor YjgA, with product MARRTHNFTEEDFESLDGRASKTEQKKAVQRMAALGEQLAALNAKQIQNLPVEERLIEALLDVQLITSYEARRRQFQRIGKLLRNEDESVILSYLTPQQGAKKIAQLQRWVDRIIQDGDVVINEFVKTYNAAERHTLRQHALRIHRDMKQPEAVAQIAESKLKLFNYIQQVALISDN from the coding sequence GTGGCACGTCGAACGCATAACTTTACCGAAGAAGACTTTGAATCTTTAGATGGACGTGCAAGTAAAACTGAGCAAAAGAAAGCAGTACAACGCATGGCTGCTTTAGGTGAACAATTGGCAGCATTAAATGCCAAACAAATTCAAAATCTTCCAGTTGAAGAACGTTTAATTGAGGCTTTATTAGATGTACAGCTCATTACATCCTATGAAGCAAGACGTCGACAGTTTCAACGTATTGGTAAATTATTGCGCAATGAAGATGAAAGTGTCATTTTATCTTATTTAACACCCCAGCAAGGTGCTAAAAAAATAGCGCAATTACAACGTTGGGTTGATCGTATTATTCAGGATGGTGATGTTGTCATTAATGAGTTTGTGAAAACCTATAATGCTGCTGAGCGTCATACTTTGCGCCAGCATGCACTTCGTATTCATCGTGATATGAAACAACCAGAAGCAGTTGCTCAAATTGCAGAATCTAAGTTGAAATTATTTAATTATATTCAACAAGTTGCACTAATTTCAGATAATTAA
- a CDS encoding HPr family phosphocarrier protein yields MIDTTVDVINKLGLHARASGKLIEVTTKFRSSIQIGKTDKLVDAKNIMSLLMLGAGKGTTLRLVIDGVDEEKALSEIQALFAAKFYEAD; encoded by the coding sequence ATGATTGACACAACTGTTGATGTAATTAATAAACTAGGCTTACATGCCCGTGCATCTGGCAAATTGATTGAAGTGACGACAAAATTCCGCTCATCGATTCAAATTGGGAAAACGGATAAACTGGTAGATGCAAAAAATATCATGTCTTTGTTAATGCTTGGTGCAGGCAAAGGTACAACATTGCGTTTAGTGATTGATGGTGTAGATGAAGAAAAAGCTTTGTCTGAGATTCAAGCATTATTCGCAGCAAAATTTTATGAGGCAGATTAA